In one Babylonia areolata isolate BAREFJ2019XMU chromosome 14, ASM4173473v1, whole genome shotgun sequence genomic region, the following are encoded:
- the LOC143289439 gene encoding uncharacterized protein LOC143289439 isoform X2 — protein MVMPVGQPGGEYSLFASSSPWSMPLNSSSDSKSMASSPLSSHDSSMRNSPVLGFEPQPSAPYDMAVRHKGMQGEGWMGQGQGHDEQKGRGQATHPGGVPSMWTEAAVALTPLERLLEQQRLQRQTDPH, from the exons ATGGTGATGCCGGTGGGACAGCCAGGGGGAGAGTACTCTCTCTTCGCCAGTTCTTCCCCCTGGTCCATGCCCCTCAACTCCAGCAGCGACTCCAAAA GCATGGCCTCCTCCCCCCTGTCGTCCCATGACAGCAGCATGAGGAACTCCCCGGTCCTGGGCTTTGAGCCCCAGCCCTCCGCGCCCTACGACATGGCCGTCCGCCATAAGGGAATGCAAGGTGAAGGCTGGATGGGCCAGGGTCAAGGCCATGATGAACAGAAGGGCAGAGGTCAAGCGACACACCCTGGCGGTGTACCG TCCATGTGGACGGAGGCAGCAGTGGCCTTGACCCCCCTGGAACGGCTGTTGGAGCAGCAGAGACTGCAGCGGCAGACTGACccccactga
- the LOC143289439 gene encoding uncharacterized protein LOC143289439 isoform X1: MVMPVGQPGGEYSLFASSSPWSMPLNSSSDSKSMASSPLSSHDSSMRNSPVLGFEPQPSAPYDMAVRHKGMQGEGWMGQGQGHDEQKGRGQATHPGGVPRCVRFAVNGVQQQSVSVPDPMTAAVSSPCGRRQQWP; this comes from the exons ATGGTGATGCCGGTGGGACAGCCAGGGGGAGAGTACTCTCTCTTCGCCAGTTCTTCCCCCTGGTCCATGCCCCTCAACTCCAGCAGCGACTCCAAAA GCATGGCCTCCTCCCCCCTGTCGTCCCATGACAGCAGCATGAGGAACTCCCCGGTCCTGGGCTTTGAGCCCCAGCCCTCCGCGCCCTACGACATGGCCGTCCGCCATAAGGGAATGCAAGGTGAAGGCTGGATGGGCCAGGGTCAAGGCCATGATGAACAGAAGGGCAGAGGTCAAGCGACACACCCTGGCGGTGTACCG CGATGTGTTCGTTTCGCTGTGAATGGTGTCCAACAAcaatctgtgtctgtgcctgaccCCATGACGGCGGCCGTGTCCAGTCCATGTGGACGGAGGCAGCAGTGGCCTTGA